One Brassica napus cultivar Da-Ae chromosome A5, Da-Ae, whole genome shotgun sequence DNA window includes the following coding sequences:
- the LOC106450669 gene encoding probable calcium-binding protein CML35, with product MKLAASLKRVFRSKSKGSVSRSEPSSFSSAASSSSSDGGSYGKLKPGPAATPVSVLPQSSGDFYSELVEAFKLIDRDDDGVVSRKDLAALLSRLSPEPPSPEEVSMMLREVDADGCISLEELASRVAGTSSGEGCIETEEMREVFEFFDADRDGRISAEELHRVFGVIGDERCTLEDCVRMIATVDRNGDGFVRFDDFRRMMELQAPATNDHH from the coding sequence ATGAAGCTCGCCGCTAGCCTCAAGCGTGTGTTCCGCTCCAAGTCCAAAGGTTCTGTCTCAAGATCCGAACCTTCTTCCTTCAGCTCCGccgcttcttcctcctcctccgacGGTGGCTCATACGGTAAACTCAAGCCAGGCCCCGCCGCTACACCCGTCAGTGTTCTTCCGCAAAGCTCCGGTGATTTCTACTCCGAGCTGGTCGAAGCGTTTAAGCTGATAGACCGAGACGACGACGGTGTGGTTTCAAGAAAAGATCTAGCGGCGCTTCTTAGCAGGCTCAGCCCTGAACCGCCGAGTCCTGAAGAGGTGAGTATGATGCTCAGAGAAGTAGATGCTGATGGTTGTATCAGCCTCGAAGAGCTAGCTAGCCGCGTGGCTGGAACCTCCTCCGGTGAAGGGTGTATAGAGACGGAGGAGATGAGGGAGGTGTTTGAGTTTTTCGACGCGGACCGCGACGGGAGAATCTCGGCGGAGGAGTTGCATAGAGTTTTTGGAGTTATCGGAGACGAGCGGTGCACGTTAGAGGACTGTGTGCGTATGATAGCGACTGTTGATAGGAACGGTGATGGTTTTGTTCGGTTCGATGACTTTCGCCGTATGATGGAGCTTCAGGCTCCAGCGACGAATGATCATCATTGA
- the LOC106394470 gene encoding cysteine-rich and transmembrane domain-containing protein WIH2-like, producing MSQPPVGVPPPQGYPPEGYSKDAYPPQGYPPQGYPPQGYPPQQGYPPQGYPPQGYPPQQGYPPQQGYPPQGYPPPYAPQYPPPPPQQHQPQKSGPGCLEGCLAALCCCCLLDACF from the exons ATGAGCCAACCTCCCGTCGGTGTTCCTCCTCCTCAAG GTTATCCGCCCGAGGGATATTCGAAAGATGCTTATCCACCGCAAGGATATCCTCCTCAGGGCTATCCGCCGCAAGGCTACCCTCCGCAGCAAGGATATCCGCCGCAAGGCTACCCTCCACAAGGCTATCCACCGCAGCAAGGCTATCCACCGCAGCAGGGCTATCCTCCGCAAGGTTATCCTCCTCCTTATGCGCCTCAATATCCTCCGCCACCACCGCAGCAGCACCAGCCACAAAAGTCCGGTCCTGGGTGTCTAGAAGGATG TCTTGCTGCTCTGTGTTGTTGCTGTCTCTTGGATGCTTGCTTCTGA
- the LOC106390221 gene encoding mediator of DNA damage checkpoint protein 1-like → MAPKRAPPPPMQSSLHRIEKETIVSYPKQDMFLLLNPRDEDDFTKTHLQQVLKLYSEELPDMNYASNTRKQSAFLERCVSKGKYCSLVVKSSLNGVSDEILAAITYQIVPADTQYAEIPLAAVTSTHQKKGFGKLVYEELMKRLHSVGIRIIYCWADKESEGFWVKQGFTTLAEVDQKGKAKRLHIKSNIRKALCFPGGSTLMLSHLKKEPSVNPVPGDSVKLGESFGESVYVDCLSTIRSPMDSTTTGKEQQKVISDQATTADSDSTPSLKRSWEEASLSSLQSKRIRANRNNDTKIAKEDLANSSKQSKDSSSFQVDSTKNHLPTICKRNNGENYRILLMDIGDENKRAWLTEVIRKLGGDVTMDGNMSTHIVTSKVRKTLNFCTALCSGAWIVSPSWLKESFRQGRFANETSHILHDEDYQLKYETDLKSTVLRAKARPNSLLKGYDVCVGRHVQLPIETSSAIIKSAGGNVIRGVDKVNEASKTIYIGCEEDTAEALRAGKKRVWTFSSEWLMKCVLTQQLELQVTQFVEPL, encoded by the exons atggcGCCAAAGCGAGCACCACCGCCGCCGATGCAGTCCTCTCTCCACCGTATCG AGAAAGAGACAATCGTTTCTTATCCGAAACAAgacatgtttcttcttctcaatcCTCGAGACGAAGACGATTTCACCAAAACCCATCTCCAG CAAGTGCTCAAGTTGTATAGCGAAGAGCTACCTGACATGAACTACGCTTCAAACACTCGGAAGCAATCTGCGTTCCTTGAGAGATGCGTCTCTAAAGG CAAGTATTGTTCATTGGTTGTGAAGTCGTCACTCAACGGTGTCTCAGATGAG ATATTAGCTGCAATCACCTATCAAATAGTCCCTGCTGATACACAGTATGCTGAGATACCACTTGCTGCTGTAACATCTACACACCAGAAAAAG GGTTTTGGTAAACTTGTCTATGAAGAACTAATGAAGAGGCTTCATAGTGTTGGCATTCGGATTATATACTGTTGGGCGGACAAAGAATCTGAAGGCTTCTGGGTTAAGCAG GGGTTTACAACATTAGCTGAGGTAGACcagaagggaaaagcaaagaggTTACACATTAAGTCTAACATTCGAAAAGCCTTGTGTTTCCCTGGCGGTTCTACTCTCATGCTTTCACATCTCAAAAAGGAACCTTCTGTTAATCCTGTGCCTGGAGATTCAGTTAAACTTGGAGAGAGCTTTGGTGAAAGCGTTTATGTTGACT GTCTCTCTACTATCAGAAGTCCAATGGACTCGACCACCACAGGAAAGGAACAGCAGAAAGTAATCTCTGATCAAGCTACCACAGCTGACAGTGATTCCACACCTAGCTTGAAGAGATCTTGGGAGGAAGCTTCACTGTCTTCTCTACAATCCAAAAGAATCAGGGCAAACCGCAATAATGACACTAAGATAGCTAAAGAGGATCTTGCTAACAGCTCCAAGCAATCGAAAGACAGTTCTTCCTTCCAAGTGGATTCAACCAAGAACCATCTGCCCACAATCTGCAAAAGAAACAATGGGGAAAACTACAGAATCTTGTTGATGGACATAGGAGATGAAAACAAGCGAGCTTGGTTAACAGAg GTAATAAGAAAACTAGGTGGGGATGTGACCATGGATGGCAACATGAGCACACATATTGTCACCTCAAAAGTCAGAAAAACGCTTAACTTCTGCACTGCTCTTTGCTCTGG GGCTTGGATCGTGTCACCAAGTTGGTTAAAAGAAAGCTTCCGACAAGGCAGGTTTGCTA ATGAAACCTCACACATACTGCACGACGAAGACTACCAGTTGAAGTATGAAACCGATCTGAAAAGCACAGTTCTTAGAGCAAAAGCTAGACCAAACTCGTTGCTTAAAGGATACGACGTATGCGTTGGGCGTCACGTTCAGTTGCCTATTGAAACTTCATCTGCTATCATAAAATCTGCTGGTGGAAAT GTGATTAGAGGAGTTGATAAGGTAAATGAGGCATCTAAAACGATATACATAGGGTGCGAAGAAGACACAGCTGAGGCTTTAAGGGCAGGAAAGAAGAGGGTTTGGACATTCAGCAGTGAATGGTTAATGAAGTGTGTGTTGACGCAACAACTTGAGCTTCAAGTTACTCAGTTTGTAGAGCCCTTGTGA
- the LOC106390222 gene encoding embryo-specific protein ATS3A-like: protein MLRLALFLFALCFLTTSSYARSFVTTKPRPVDSFLPKPKLENAGVCSYTVIIKTSCSSVSYTRDKISIAFGDVYGNEVYVKRLDDPHSRAFERCSSDTYRITGPCMRDVCYLYLLRQGYDGWKPENVKIYGSYIRSVTFYYNLFLPNSVWYGFNVCNGIANANDKSSQPIIASIAAI, encoded by the exons ATGCTCAGGTTAGCTTTATTTCTCTTTGCACTATGCTTTCTCACAACGTCATCCTATGCGAGATCCTTCGTCACCACAAAACCTAGGCCGGTTGATTCGTTTCTTCCTAAACCAAAGCTAGAG AATGCGGGCGTGTGTTCTTACACGGTGATCATTAAGACAAGCTGTTCCTCGGTGTCTTACACCAGAGATAAGATCAGTATTGCCTTTGGTGATGTCTACGGCAACGAg GTATACGTGAAGAGACTAGACGATCCACACTCAAGGGCATTTGAAAGGTGTTCTTCCGACACATACAGGATAACAGGACCGTGTATGCGTGACGTTTGTTATCTCTACCTACTCAGACAAGGATACGACGGCTGGAAACCAGAGAACGTCAAGATCTATGGCTCATACATCAGATCAGTCACTTTCTACTATAACCTCTTCTTGCCTAACTCCGTTTGGTACGGCTTCAACGTCTGCAACGGCATTGCCAATGCTAATGATAAGTCTTCTCAACCCATTATAGCCTCCATTGCAGCTAtataa
- the LOC106396654 gene encoding UDP-N-acetylglucosamine--dolichyl-phosphate N-acetylglucosaminephosphotransferase-like: MAARKRPSPTSISTKPDTSDQKTTRNTPDNNVFHLSPPKLGSIFVISTLLCSLHLYLLCFHYTVDAELKRSVLINAALSLVGFFVTLKMIPVAARYVLRRNMFGFDINKRGTPQGEVKVPESLGIVVGVVFLIVAIIFQYFNFTEDSNWLVEYNAALASICFMILLGFVDDVLDVPWRVKLVLPSFATLPLLMAYAGHTTIVIPKPLVSYVGLEVLDLGRIYKLYMGLLAVFCTNSINIHAGLNGLEIGQTVVTAAAILIHNVMQIGSSTDPEYHQAHAFSIYLTQPLMATSLALLAFNWYPSSVFVGDTYTVFAGMTMAVVGILGHFSETLLIFFLPQVLNFLLSLPQLAGIVKCPRHRLPRFDPATGLLTGTKDGTLVNVYLRLFGPKSEKSLCIHLLVFQALACAFCFLLRHFLAGWYK; this comes from the exons ATGGCAGCTCGTAAGCGACCTTCTCCAACCTCAATCTCCACTAAACCCGACACATCGGATCAGAAGACAACCCGGAACACTCCCGACAACAACGTCTTCCATCTATCCCCTCCGAAACTGGGATCGATCTTCGTGATCTCAACTCTCCTCTGCTCGCTCCACCTCTACCTCCTCTGTTTCCACTACACCGTCGACGCCGAGCTGAAACGCTCCGTCCTCATCAACGCCGCGCTGAGCTTGGTGGGGTTTTTCGTCACGCTCAAGATGATCCCCGTCGCCGCCAGATACGTTCTGAGGCGTAACATGTTCGGTTTCGATATCAACAAGCGAGGCACGCCTCAGGGAGAGGTTAAAGT GCCTGAGTCGTTGGGTATTGTCGTTGGTGTTGTGTTCTTGATCGTGGCGATTATATTTCAGTACTTCAATTTCACTGAAGATTCTAAT TGGCTTGTGGAGTATAATGCAGCACTTGCATCTATCTGCTTCATGATTTTGCTTGGGTTTGTAGATGATGTTCTTGATGTGCCTTGGAGAgt gaAACTTGTGTTGCCGTCTTTTGCTACACTTCCACTGCTGATGGCTTATGCTGGACATACAACTATTGTTATACCGAAACCTCTAGTTTCTTATGTTGGCTTGGAAGTGCTTGATCTAG GaaggatatataagttatatatggGGTTACTTGCCGTCTTTTGTACAAACTCTATTAACATTCACGCTGGTTTGAATGGCCTTGAGATTGGTCAAACTGTTGTTACTGCCGCTGCG ATCCTGATACACAACGTTATGCAAATCGGATCATCTACTGATCCTGAGTATCACCAAGCTCATGCCTTTTCTATATACCTTACTCAACCGCTTATGGCGACATCCTTAGCATTGCTTGCTTTCAATTG GTATCCTTCTTCAGTTTTTGTTGGAGACACTTACACAGTCTTTGCCGGAATGACTATGGCAGTTGTTGGCATTTTGGGTCACTTCAG TGAAACCCTCCTTATATTCTTTCTTCCTCAAGTTCTGAACTTTCTGTTGTCGCTTCCTCAG CTTGCTGGCATTGTGAAATGTCCACGCCATCGTCTCCCAAG GTTTGATCCTGCAACCGGATTACTGACCGGAACAAAGGACGGGACACTCGTCAACGTTTACTTGAGGTTGTTTGGTCCTAAGTCAGAAAAGTCTCTTTGCATCCATCTTCTTGTCTTCCAG GCTCTGGCGTGtgccttctgtttcttacttcGACACTTTCTAGCTGGTTGGTACAAATAA
- the LOC106450664 gene encoding U4/U6 small nuclear ribonucleoprotein PRP4-like protein, with protein MVQHTPLARRPAFRPPQNGGAKADDERYVISEESRQVRERQERAMQELLIRRRAAAMAVPTNDKSVRGRLRRLGDAITLFGEREMERRARLAQLMARLDVSGQLDRLLRAYEEEVEDEEEEEVQYLFFTEGPKELREARIDIAKYSIKRAALRVQRAKRRRDDPDEDVDAETEWALKQAKGMVLDCSSFGDDRPLTGCSFSRDGTILATCSLSGVTNLWEMPQVTNKIAILKDHKERVTDVVFSPVDDCLATASADRTAKLWKTDGTLLQTFEGHLDRLARVAFHPSGKYLGTTSFDKTWRLWDVNTGAELLLQEGHSRSVYGIAFQQEGALAASSGLDSLARVWDLRTGRSILAFQGHIKPVLSVNFSPNGYHLASGGEDSQCRIWDLRMRKSLYVIPAHANLVSQVKYEPQEGYFLATASYDMKVNIWSGRDFSLVKSLAGHESKVASLDITADSSCIATVSHDRTIKLWTSNSKEEEGGETMDIDL; from the exons ATGGTTCAACATACTCCACTTGCACGCCGACCTGCTTTCAGGCCACCACAAAACGGTGGAGCCAAAGCAGATGATGAGCGTTACGTGATATCTGAAGAGAGCAGGCAAGTcagagaaagacaagaaagggCAATGCAGGAGTTGCTGATAAGGCGCCGCGCTGCTGCTATGGCAGTGCCGACGAACGACAAATCCGTTAGAGGCCGGCTTAGACGGCTTGGGGATGCCATTACTCTATTTGGGGAACGGGAGATGGAGAGGAGAGCTAGGCTGGCTCAGCTTATGGCTAGGCTTGATGTCAGCGGGCAGTTGGATAGGCTGCTTCGAGCTTACGAAGAGGAagtggaagatgaagaagaagaagaagttcagtACCTTTTTTTCACTGAGGGGCCAAAGGAGCTTAGAGAGGCTAGAATAGACATTGCTAAATATTCTATCAAGAGAGCTGCTTTGAGGGTTCAGCGTGCGAAGAGGAGGAGGGATGATCCTGATGAGGATGTGGATGCAGAGACGGAGTGGGCTTTGAAGCAGGCTAAAGGCATGGTCCTTGATTGCAGTAGCTTTGGAGATGATCGTCCTCTTACTGGCTGCTCCTTCTCAAGAGATGGAACAATACTTGCCACGTG TTCTCTAAGTGGAGTTACTAACTTATGGGAGATGCCTCAAGTTACAAACAAGATCGCTATCTTGAAAGATCACAAAGAGCGTGTAACTGACGTAGTCTTCTCCCCTGTGGACGATTGCCTAGCGACCGCTTCTGCTGACCGAACTGCAAAGCTGTGGAAAACCGATGGAACGCTCCTACAAACTTTTGAAGGTCATTTGGACCGTCTTGCGCGTGTTGCCTTCCACCCATCGGGGAAGTACCTCGGGACGACGAGCTTTGACAAAACATGGAGACTGTGGGATGTAAACACAGGAGCAGAGCTGCTTTTGCAAGAAGGTCACAGTCGCAGCGTCTACGGAATTGCGTTTCAGCAGGAGGGGGCATTAGCAGCATCCTCTGGGCTTGATTCGCTTGCACGGGTTTGGGATCTACGCACTGGTAGGAGTATTCTGGCATTCCAAGGACACATCAAACCG GTTCTCTCAGTGAACTTCTCTCCGAATGGGTATCACTTAGCATCTGGTGGTGAGGATAGTCAATGCCGTATATGGGATTTAAGAATGAGAAAGTCATTGTACGTTATACCAGCTCATGCTAACCTCGTGTCTCAAGTGAAGTATGAACCACAAGAAGGCTACTTCCTGGCCACTGCATCATACGACATGAAAGTCAAT ATATGGTCAGGCAGAGATTTCTCGCTTGTTAAAAGCTTAGCAGGACACGAGTCAAAAGTCGCCTCTCTAGATATCACTGCAGATAGCTCGTGTATCGCAACTGTATCACATGACCGTACCATCAAGCTCTGGACAAGCAatagcaaagaagaagaaggcggaGAAACAATGGACATAGATCTCTAG
- the LOC106396215 gene encoding cytokinin dehydrogenase 1-like, whose product MRLTSSLRFHRQNNKTFLRIFMILVLSCIPGRTNLCSNHSDTRSSLDSLDLEGYITFDDVHNASKDFGNRYQFPPLAILHPKSVSDISTVVRHILHLGSTSNLTVAARGHGHSLQGQALAHQGVVINMESLPSHDGIKIYKGTQPYVDVSGGELWINILRETLKHGLSPKSWTDYLHLTVGGTLSNAGISGQAFKHGPQINNVYQLEIVTGKGEAVTCSKKLNPELFHSVLGGLGQFGIITRARISLGPAPHMVKWIRVLYSNFSTFSRDQEHLISKKKGFDFVEGSVTINRTDLLNNWRSSFTPNDSTEASQFKSDGKTLYCLEVVKYFNKEEANSMNQETEKLLSELSYIPSTLFSSVVPYIEFLDRVHLGEIKLRAKGLWEVPHPWLNLLVPKSSIFEFATEVFNNILTSNNNGPILIYPVNQSK is encoded by the exons ATGAGATTGACCTCATCCTTACGGTTCCATAGACAAAACAACAAGACTTTCCTCAGAATCTTCATGATCTTGGTTCTTAGCTGTATACCAGGCAGAACCAATCTTTGTTCCAATCATTCAGATACTCGTTCCTCATTAGATTCACTCGATTTAGAGGGTTACATAACCTTTGATGATGTCCACAATGCGTCCAAGGACTTTGGCAACAGATACCAGTTCCCACCTTTGGCAATTCTCCATCCCAAGTCAGTTTCTGATATCTCAACAGTGGTGAGACATATCTTACACCTGGGATCCACCTCAAATCTTACAGTAGCAGCCAGAGGCCATGGTCACTCGCTTCAAGGACAAGCTCTAGCTCATCAAGGTGTTGTCATCAACATGGAGTCACTTCCAAGTCATGATGGTATCAAGATTTACAAAGGGACACAACCGTATGTTGATGTCTCAGGTGGTGAACTATGGATCAACATTCTACGGGAGACTCTTAAACACGGTCTTTCGCCAAAGTCATGGACAGACTACCTTCATCTGACTGTTGGAGGTACTCTATCTAACGCTGGAATCAGTGGTCAAGCGTTTAAGCATGGACCACAAATCAACAATGTCTACCAGCTAGAGATTGTCACAG GCAAAGGAGAAGCTGTGACCTGTTCTAAGAAGCTGAATCCTGAGCTTTTCCACAGTGTTCTTGGAGGGCTTGGACAGTTTGGCATAATCACACGGGCACGGATCTCTCTTGGACCAGCACCACATATG gttaAATGGATCAGGGTACTCTATTCAAACTTCTCTACATTTTCAAGGGACCAAGAACACCTGATTTCGAAAAAGAAAGGTTTTGACTTCGTGGAAGGATCTGTGACAATCAATAGAACAGATCTTCTCAATAACTGGAGGTCATCATTCACTCCCAATGACTCCACAGAGGCAAGCCAGTTCAAGTCTGATGGTAAAACTCTGTACTGTCTAGAAGTGGTGAAATATTTCAACAAGGAAGAAGCTAACTCTATGAATCAG GAAACTGAGAAGTTACTTTCAGAGTTGAGTTATATACCATCTACTTTGTTCTCATCTGTTGTGCCATACATAGAGTTTCTGGACCGTGTGCATCTTGGGGAGATAAAACTTAGAGCTAAGGGTTTATGGGAGGTTCCACATCCCTGGCTGAATCTTCTTGTTCCCAAGAGCAGCATATTTGAATTTGCTACAGAAGTTTTTAACAACATTCTCACAAGCAACAACAATGGCCCTATCCTTATTTATCCAGTTAACCAATCTAAGTAA
- the BNAA05G02250D gene encoding inactive TPR repeat-containing thioredoxin TTL3 has protein sequence MSPAAAAVEIGSPPVEKVSPFFNPSSDSAFFPESDHRSMDPSSSFHFGFEAGSGQKTKSRQKPRLVKVRKNGRKVKGSSFSGETPPGFNPFAQPSKGSLHMNGESPGDDDKDKSFVFGAYGNGSDVKATTTPGNAAVTPVSDEEEFSTPVGDFVFGSESTPCSESRRSDAESGKTGREACPNTCRKPDSAQNGDGDGETRDDDSEVNLHAEMMKKLNISEGAREYSNAPPAFIFGSSGKGNAECKGAAAASRPCSFSSNGFRQSDSAADNQIPAFHPDTIHVNNLTSTTFGDFKVPLCDPSSLKSSLFPEMGRTPVHVRSKRSSKDQRSNKVKGKKKQHEPNLCKDQASKGNESQEKLSSPGYSSPMDFSPYEGEKSSNQFPTETPLHPSHCSTNARDPSVFTAEDRMPQFSFSASTSQGETSTKKLHAVKKYRRKVNNLFPKKNLNTTMRNNQENQAKQEPASASVMPGECEVWRLRGNQAYKNGDMRKAEECYTHGINSSSSSSESSECSVKPLALCYGNRAAARISLGRLREAISDCDMAASLDPTYIKAYMRAANCYLVLGELGSAVQYFNKCMESSSSVCLDRRTTIESAEGLQQAQRVADYTNSASIFLEKRTPDGASGALVPITNALSISSCSEKLLQMKAEAMLMIRRYKEVIELCENTLQTAERNFVSPGPDGIGSKHHSLMVWRWNMVSKSHFYLGNLEMSLDTLEKLQQVGSSRNENQEECRDSPASLVATISELLRYKNAGNEAVRAGKYLEAVEQYTAALSRNVDSRPFAAICFCNRAAANQALVQIADAIADCSLAMALDENYTKAVSRRATLHEMIRDYDQAASDLKRLISILVKQNGEKTKTSETSADRSIIRKELKQARQRLSVMEEKSKEGIALDFFLIMGVKASDTAADIKKAYRKAALRHHPDKAAQILVRSESEGPWLKEILEEVHKGADRLFKMIGEAYSVLSDPTKRSDYELEEEIRKAKASRESYRSRKAAEASTTSPYQTSPVRRYWRHSERTYRSSSPWW, from the exons ATGTCTCCGGCGGCGGCGGCAGTAGAGATTGGGTCTCCTCCTGTTGAAAAGGTCTCTCCTTTCTTCAACCCTTCTTCCGACTCTGCATTTTTCCCGGAGAGTGATCACCGAAGCATGGACCCTTCCTCTTCCTTCCATTTCGGATTTGAAGCTGGTTCAGGGCAGAAGACGAAGAGCCGGCAAAAGCCGAGGCTTGTCAAAGTGAGGAAGAACGGTAGAAAGGTGAAAGGTTCCTCCTTTTCCGGCGAGACTCCTCCTGGTTTCAATCCGTTTGCGCAGCCAAGTAAAG GTAGTCTCCATATGAATGGTGAGTCACCTGGGGATGATGATAAAGATAAGTCTTTTGTTTTTGGGGCTTATGGGAACGGTTCTGATGTAAAAGCTACTACAACTCCAGGTAATGCCGCAGTAACTCCAGTGTCTGATGAGGAGGAATTTAGCACACCTGTAGGTGACTTTGTCTTTGGTTCGGAGTCCACACCGTGTAGTGAAAGCAGACGTTCAGATGCGGAGAGTGGTAAAACTGGAAGAGAAGCTTGTCCTAATACTTGTAGAAAGCCTGACAGTGCGCAaaatggtgatggtgatggtgaaaCTAGAGATGATGATTCTGAAGTGAACCTGCATGctgagatgatgaagaagcttaACATCAGTGAGGGAGCAAGGGAATATAGTAACGCGCCTCCTGCATTTATCTTTGGCAGCTCTGGTAAAGGTAATGCTGAATGTAAAGGCGCGGCAGCAGCATCAAGGCCATGTTCTTTCAGTTCCAATGGTTTTCGCCAAAGTGATAGTGCAGCTGATAATCAAATACCAGCTTTTCATCCGGATACTATCCACGTAAACAACTTAACAAGCACTACCTTTGGCGACTTCAAAGTACCATTGTGTGATCCTTCTTCGCTTAAGAGCAGTCTGTTTCCGGAAATGGGCAGAACTCCAGTACATGTGAGAAGTAAGCGTTCATCCAAGGACCAGAGATCAAACAAAGTCAAGGGAAAAAAGAAACAGCATGAGCCGAATCTATGCAAGGATCAGGCTTCTAAGGGTAATGAGTCTCAAGAAAAGCTCAGCTCCCCTGGATACTCCTCACCCATGGATTTTTCTCCTTATGAAGGCGAGAAATCAAGCAATCAGTTTCCTACAGAAACTCCTCTTCATCCTTCACATTGCTCTACCAATGCCAGGGATCCATCTGTCTTCACGGCAGAGGATCGGATGCCGCAGTTTTCTTTCTCAGCGTCCACCTCTCAGGGAGAAACATCAACTAAAAAGCTTCATGCTGTGAAGAAATACAGGAGGAAAGTTAATAACCTTTTTCCCAAAAAGAATCTCAACACTACCATGCGAAACAATCAAGAGAATCAAGCCAAACAGGAGCCAGCCTCTGCATCTGTGATGCCTGGTGAATGTGAGGTTTGGCGACTAAG GGGAAATCAAGCCTACAAAAACGGTGATATGCGTAAAGCCGAGGAATGTTACACTCATGGTATTAATTCATCCTCTTCGTCAAGTGAGAGCTCAGAGTGCTCTGTAAAGCCTCTTGCGCTTTGCTATGGTAACCGCGCAGCAGCAAGGATTTCTCTTGGGAGATTGAGGGAGGCTATAAGTGACTGTGACATGGCTGCTTCGCTTGATCCAACCTACATTAAAGCATATATGAGAGCTGCAAA TTGCTATCTTGTGCTGGGGGAACTTGGATCAGCAGTGCAATACTTTAATAAATGCATGGAATCTTCTTCAAGTGTCTGCTTGGATCGACGAACTACTATAGAATCAGCTGAAGGTTTACAACAGGCCCAA AGGGTAGCTGACTATACGAACAGTGCATCCATATTTTTGGAGAAGAGAACACCTGATGGCGCATCTGGCGCATTGGTTCCAATAACTAATGCCTTGTCAATTAGTTCATGCTCAGAGAAGCTTCTTCAGATGAAGGCGGAGGCCATGTTAATG atcCGGCGTTATAAAGAGGTGATAGAGCTTTGTGAGAATACCCTTCAGACAGCTGAGAGGAATTTTGTCTCACCAGGGCCTGATGGCATAGGGTCTAAGCATCACTCACTAATGGTTTGGAGATGGAACATGGTTTCCAAGTCGCACTTCTACTTGGGAAACCTTGAGATGTCTCTTGATACATTGGAAAAGCTGCAGCAAGTGGGATCTAGCCGCAATGA GAATCAGGAAGAGTGTCGTGACTCACCAGCTTCTTTAGTGGCCACCATATCTGAACTTTTACGTTACAAG AACGCTGGTAATGAAGCTGTTCGGGCAGGAAAGTATCTGGAAGCAGTAGAGCAGTATACTGCAGCATTATCAAGAAACGTTGACTCACGCCCGTTTGCAGCTATTTGCTTTTGCAATCGTGCGGCTGCTAATCAAGCCTTAGTCCAGATTGCTGATGCAATTGCCGACTGTAGTCTTGCCATGGCTCTTGATGAGAACTACACAAAG GCAGTTTCCAGGAGAGCCACATTACATGAGATGATTAGAGATTATGATCAAGCAGCTAGTGATCTCAAGAGGCTTATCAGCATTCTCGTAAAGCAAAATGGTGAGAAGACAAAAACGTCAGAGACATCTGCTGATCGTTCAATCATCAGGAAAGAGTTAAAGCAGGCTCGTCAACGGTTGTCTGTGATGGAAGAAAAATCTAAAGAGGGCATTGCTCTTGATTTCTTCCTCATCAT GGGAGTGAAGGCATCTGACACTGCTGCTGATATCAAAAAGGCATACAGGAAAGCAGCTCTTAGGCATCACCCAGACAAG